One segment of Leptodactylus fuscus isolate aLepFus1 chromosome 7, aLepFus1.hap2, whole genome shotgun sequence DNA contains the following:
- the LOC142212969 gene encoding olfactory receptor 12D1-like yields MDEDNYTSVTYFVFDGLGIQDNLQVILFVIFLLLYIIDLLANMSIMLIPIFNTTLHTPMYYFLWNLAFLDICYSSVVVPKMLTDLISQEKVISFYGCMLQVHCFHFFGSTEAVLFSVMSYDRFVAIAHPLRYSTIMNYKVCYGLTLCCLVIGFCHASVHSIMTSRLPFCGPNVVKHFYCDVKPVLDLACTDVTLNFNLLIGITGTITIITLTLNIISYIFIGKFLLKIKTSEGRKRALSTCSGHFTVITLQYGTCLFTYLRPNTKGSLDQERAAAIMFTVITPTLNPIIYTLRNKDMKKAFKKLLKISH; encoded by the coding sequence ATGGATGAAGACAACTATACCTCGGTAACTTATTTTGTCTTTGATGGATTGGGAATTCAAGATAATCTTCAGGTAATTCTTTTTGTAATCTTTTTGTTGTTATACATAATAGACTTGTTGGCCAATATGTCTATTATGCTTATCCCTATTTTTAACACCACTCTCCATACACCCATGTACTACTTCTTGTGGAACTTGGCTTTTCTGGACATCTGTTACTCATCGGTGGTTGTCCCCAAGATGCTCACAGATCTTATATCTCAGGAGAAGGTGATCTCATTCTATGGCTGTATGCTACAAGTACATTGTTTCCATTTCTTCGGTAGCACAGAGGCTGTACTGTTTTCAGTCATGTCTTATGACAGATTTGTGGCCATTGCACATCCATTGAGATACTCAACCATCATGAATTACAAGGTCTGTTATGGTTTAACTTTGTGTTGTTTGGTTATTGGATTTTGCcatgcctcagtacacagtataatgacttcaAGGCTTCCATTTTGTGGACCAAATGTGGTGAAACATTTCTACTGTGATGTTAAACCAGTGCTAGATTTGGCCTGTACAGATGTAACTCTTAATTTTAACCTTCTTATTGGAATCACCGGAACAATAACTATAATAACTTTAACCTTAAATATAATTTCCTACATTTTTATTGGAAAATTTCTTCTAAAAATAAAGACCTCAGAAGGACGAAAACGCGCATTGTCCACCTGcagcggccattttactgtgattACTCTGCAATATGGGACATGTCTATTCACCTACCTGCGCCCTAATACAAAGGGTTCTTTAGATCAGGAGAGAGCAGCTGCCATTATGTTCACTGTCATAACCCCAACATTAAACCCAATTATATATACATTAAGGAACAAAGACATGAAGAAAGCTTTCAAAAAGTTGCTTAAAATTTCTCATTAA